The following coding sequences lie in one Vicinamibacteria bacterium genomic window:
- a CDS encoding amidohydrolase family protein encodes MARYTRSEFLRLSGASVAAGVFGASTRARAQSGGTVDASHPDLVLVNGRVSTMDDSLARAEAFAVKNGRFVAVGASDDIRNLMRSDTEVIDAEGQTVTPGFIDAHSHPASGGVRELVSVNLDLRSIDAIKDALRARATKTPPGEWVLGFKYDDTKVREDRQITRRDLDEAAPNHPVFVSHRGGHVYWYNTKAFEKAGVDAQTPDPPGGHIYKENGELTGKVAERANDLFSDVVPSGSTREQRRAGVKLISELMTSSGLTSVHDASCGSDSATAYQDAYHAGELRMRVYLMVRGAMFEGLKTAGVYTGLGNEWLKVGGVKFGADGSASGRTMAMSTPYEGRPDDFGILTMTQEEIHEAVEDAHRHDFQIGIHANGDLAIDMVLNAYERVLEKWPRPDARHRLEHCTLVNPDLLQRIKATGSIPTPFYTYVHYHGRKWEEYGPEKMKWMFAHRSFLDHGIPVAPASDYVPGPYEPMMAIQSMVTRRDVEGRVWGANQAVSVEEALRICTVNGAYASFEEDVKGSITAGKYADFVILGRDPGEVAPDAIKEIPIVRTVVGGITMHRQG; translated from the coding sequence ATGGCCAGATACACACGATCCGAGTTCTTGCGCCTGAGCGGAGCTTCGGTGGCGGCCGGCGTATTCGGCGCATCGACTCGCGCTCGAGCCCAATCGGGCGGCACCGTGGACGCGTCGCATCCCGATCTGGTGCTGGTGAACGGGCGGGTGTCGACGATGGATGACTCGCTCGCCCGCGCCGAAGCGTTTGCCGTCAAGAACGGGCGCTTCGTGGCCGTCGGAGCGAGCGATGACATCCGCAACCTGATGAGAAGCGACACCGAGGTCATCGACGCCGAAGGCCAGACCGTCACCCCCGGATTCATCGACGCCCACTCCCATCCCGCATCGGGAGGAGTTCGCGAGCTCGTTTCGGTGAACCTCGACCTGCGCAGCATCGACGCCATCAAAGACGCCCTGCGCGCCCGGGCCACGAAAACGCCTCCGGGAGAATGGGTGCTCGGTTTCAAGTACGACGATACGAAGGTGCGCGAGGACCGGCAGATCACGAGAAGGGATCTGGACGAGGCGGCACCCAACCATCCCGTCTTCGTCTCTCATCGCGGAGGCCACGTCTACTGGTACAACACGAAGGCGTTCGAAAAGGCTGGCGTCGACGCGCAAACACCCGATCCGCCCGGCGGCCACATCTACAAAGAAAACGGCGAGCTGACGGGGAAAGTGGCCGAGCGGGCAAACGATCTCTTCAGCGACGTCGTCCCTTCGGGCAGCACCAGGGAGCAGCGGCGGGCAGGCGTCAAGCTCATCTCCGAGCTCATGACGTCGTCGGGGCTGACGTCCGTCCACGACGCCAGCTGTGGATCCGATTCGGCAACGGCTTATCAAGACGCCTACCACGCAGGCGAGCTTCGAATGAGAGTCTACCTGATGGTGCGGGGCGCCATGTTCGAGGGCCTGAAAACGGCTGGCGTTTACACCGGACTGGGAAACGAGTGGCTCAAAGTCGGTGGCGTCAAGTTCGGCGCCGACGGCTCCGCGTCGGGGAGGACGATGGCGATGTCCACCCCGTACGAGGGGCGTCCCGACGATTTCGGCATCCTCACCATGACGCAAGAGGAGATTCACGAAGCGGTCGAGGACGCTCACCGCCATGATTTTCAAATCGGAATCCACGCGAACGGCGACCTCGCCATCGACATGGTGCTCAACGCCTACGAGCGCGTTCTCGAGAAGTGGCCGAGACCCGATGCCCGGCACCGGCTCGAGCACTGCACACTCGTGAACCCCGATCTCCTCCAGCGCATCAAGGCCACGGGCTCCATCCCGACGCCTTTCTACACATACGTCCACTACCACGGCCGCAAGTGGGAGGAATACGGCCCGGAAAAAATGAAGTGGATGTTCGCCCATCGGTCGTTTCTCGACCACGGCATCCCTGTGGCACCGGCCTCGGACTACGTTCCTGGTCCCTACGAGCCGATGATGGCGATCCAGAGCATGGTTACGCGCAGGGACGTCGAGGGCCGCGTCTGGGGAGCCAACCAGGCCGTCTCGGTGGAGGAGGCGCTGCGCATTTGCACCGTGAACGGCGCCTACGCCTCGTTCGAAGAAGATGTGAAAGGCTCCATCACCGCGGGCAAGTATGCCGACTTCGTCATCCTCGGCCGAGATCCCGGTGAAGTCGCCCCCGATGCCATCAAGGAGATCCCGATCGTTCGTACCGTCGTCGGTGGTATCACGATGCATCGGCAGGGGTGA
- a CDS encoding PAS domain-containing sensor histidine kinase, which yields MGSGILALFWLAAAIIGVDAFVVYRYVSIHDSYAPLLDFVGRQPQFCRSIELLARRGVEGDFRAHEPLLESMQDYEETLGLLENRDPIESNVIEPPETIANALRRQGAVWNEVKPLLDEIVDSRGLIPLAAKLELDRGMTRLLQSSFEVVDAVARWRDDERLKMIRRVTAVSLAGLLVLLVALKVAWDRVVLPVRELREQALGIATRNRDEMPENEIDAVVETLADMSSSMSRLRLEQTRIKAELRRAETDYQSIFDNAVAGILRTDANGKPLMANRALARMLGYSCPGELLEALDDVHHQLFVDRNHRSRFERLHREHGHVELETKARRRDGSTVSVLESACSAESADKSLVYDMVIVDVTPLKKAQESLRNLSGRLLRSQDEERRRIARELHDSTGQLLAALGMNLGRIDQLLPELRDSVASSVELANDCSRQLRSMSYLLHPPMLEEMGLVYALQTFVKGFSTRSGIRVELDAPSFITRMDPDAELALFRVAQEALTNVQRHADSSDAIIRIRSTEAEIHLEVEDHGRGLDEDLLGSNGDSQLANMGVGVRGMEERLRQFMGRLSIESARGRTVVRAELPLSRPSSPADIPKV from the coding sequence GTGGGGTCCGGGATTCTCGCCCTTTTCTGGCTTGCCGCTGCCATCATCGGCGTCGATGCCTTCGTCGTCTATCGGTACGTATCTATCCACGATTCCTACGCACCGCTTCTCGACTTCGTCGGCCGGCAACCCCAATTCTGTAGGAGCATCGAGCTCCTCGCCCGTCGCGGGGTGGAGGGCGATTTCCGAGCGCACGAGCCCTTACTCGAATCGATGCAAGACTACGAAGAAACGCTCGGCCTTCTCGAGAACCGTGATCCCATCGAATCTAACGTCATCGAGCCGCCCGAGACGATAGCGAACGCCCTGCGCAGACAAGGGGCGGTTTGGAACGAGGTGAAACCGCTACTCGACGAGATAGTGGACTCACGAGGGCTGATTCCTTTGGCGGCGAAACTCGAGCTCGATCGCGGCATGACCCGCCTACTTCAAAGCTCGTTCGAGGTCGTCGACGCCGTCGCAAGGTGGCGAGACGACGAGCGTCTGAAAATGATCCGAAGGGTAACCGCGGTGAGCCTCGCGGGCTTGTTGGTGCTCCTCGTGGCATTGAAGGTCGCCTGGGATCGAGTGGTGTTACCCGTGAGAGAGCTTCGCGAGCAGGCGCTCGGCATCGCAACGCGAAATCGGGACGAGATGCCGGAAAACGAGATCGATGCCGTGGTGGAAACTCTTGCCGACATGTCGAGCAGCATGAGCCGGCTTCGCCTGGAGCAAACGAGAATCAAGGCAGAGCTTCGCCGCGCGGAAACCGACTATCAGTCCATATTCGACAACGCCGTGGCGGGAATCCTGCGCACTGACGCGAACGGCAAGCCCCTAATGGCGAATCGTGCCCTGGCGCGAATGCTCGGCTACTCCTGTCCGGGAGAGTTGTTGGAGGCGCTCGACGACGTGCACCATCAATTGTTCGTGGACAGAAACCATCGCTCTCGTTTCGAGCGGCTCCACCGAGAGCATGGTCACGTGGAGCTGGAGACGAAGGCCCGTCGCCGTGACGGAAGCACGGTCTCGGTCTTGGAGAGCGCCTGTTCGGCTGAGAGCGCCGACAAGTCCCTCGTCTACGACATGGTGATCGTAGACGTCACCCCGTTGAAGAAAGCGCAGGAGTCGCTGCGTAACCTATCCGGCCGGCTTCTCCGCTCTCAGGATGAAGAGCGCCGTCGCATTGCTCGTGAGCTTCACGATAGCACCGGTCAGCTTCTCGCTGCCTTGGGAATGAATCTCGGGCGGATCGATCAGCTTCTTCCCGAGCTCCGGGATTCCGTGGCGAGCTCGGTCGAGCTCGCAAACGACTGTTCACGGCAGCTGCGGAGTATGTCCTATCTGCTGCACCCGCCGATGCTCGAGGAAATGGGCCTGGTTTACGCCCTTCAAACGTTCGTCAAGGGATTTTCCACTCGGAGCGGAATTCGAGTCGAGCTCGATGCGCCATCATTCATTACCAGAATGGACCCAGATGCCGAGCTCGCGCTGTTTCGCGTTGCCCAGGAGGCGCTAACAAACGTTCAGCGGCATGCCGATAGCTCGGATGCGATTATCCGGATCCGCTCGACCGAGGCCGAGATCCACCTCGAGGTCGAAGACCACGGGCGCGGTCTCGACGAAGATCTCCTCGGCTCCAACGGGGATAGCCAACTCGCAAACATGGGAGTGGGCGTGAGGGGGATGGAAGAACGACTCAGACAGTTCATGGGGCGTTTGAGCATAGAATCGGCACGGGGCCGAACCGTCGTTCGGGCCGAGTTGCCTCTTTCCCGACCCTCGTCCCCGGCGGACATTCCGAAAGTGTAG
- a CDS encoding carboxymuconolactone decarboxylase family protein — protein sequence MSEVPKDPKGVEMFEKVLGRPEPKDKPLEGVRELAVNHLFAKIWSRPGLRLRDRRLITIALLAAQGRADQLREHVRGARLGADGLSREEIVEAMVHVAHYAGWAAGASGQAVALSVLDELEP from the coding sequence ATGAGCGAAGTCCCAAAAGACCCGAAGGGGGTCGAGATGTTCGAGAAAGTTCTCGGGAGACCCGAGCCGAAAGACAAGCCCCTCGAGGGGGTGCGCGAGCTTGCGGTCAACCACCTCTTCGCCAAGATCTGGAGCCGGCCGGGGCTTCGCCTGCGCGACCGCAGGCTCATTACGATTGCTCTCCTGGCGGCGCAAGGACGAGCCGATCAGCTACGCGAGCACGTTCGTGGAGCGCGGCTCGGTGCGGACGGGCTCTCCCGTGAAGAGATCGTCGAAGCGATGGTCCACGTGGCCCACTACGCGGGGTGGGCGGCGGGAGCGAGCGGGCAGGCGGTGGCACTCTCGGTCCTGGACGAGCTCGAGCCCTAG